A window from Neodiprion fabricii isolate iyNeoFabr1 chromosome 2, iyNeoFabr1.1, whole genome shotgun sequence encodes these proteins:
- the LOC124176816 gene encoding transcription factor A, mitochondrial — MAMNGNFFKLCNVMGPYRNLLSSRFILPSYQPVATLKHSLEERLGLSPKPKRPLSVYFTFMQQLRPMLRQKYPDLKSPEIVAMIAKEYKKMDPSQKSKLEEERKNLYKEYSKAMINYENSITDEQKELIKKAKRDEAEKKLKRMERKSRSQQLKSLGIPTRPPSAYSLFARAAAEKRGSMKIRDWQTNMLQKWKALSDEERQVYETEAAKSMKEFKESMRLWKERMKERGEDESLSLAKKLGSGKTGSKHCSE; from the exons ATGGCCATGaatgggaattttttcaaactttgtaaCGTAATGGGACCTTATAGGAATCTTTTGTCATCAAG ATTCATTTTGCCCAGCTATCAGCCAGTAGCAACGTTGAAGCACTCTTTAGAAGAGCGACTAGGATTATCACCGAAACCAAAACGTCCATTATCTGTATATTTCACTTTCATGCAACAACTGCGGCCTATGTTGAGGCAAAAGTATCCCGATCTCAAATCGCCGGAAATAGTAGCAATGATTGcaaaagaatacaaaaaaatggaTCCTagtcaaaaatcaaaattggaAGAAGAACGTAAAAACCTTTATAAGGAATACAGCAAAGCAATgataaattacgaaaattcgaTCACAGATGAACAGAAGGAACTGATTAAAAAAGCTAAACGCGATGAAGCGGAGAAAAAGCTCAAACgaatggaaagaaaatcaCGATCACAG caattAAAAAGTTTGGGAATCCCAACAAGACCACCATCGGCCTATAGTTTATTTGCTCGTGCAGCAGCTGAAAAAAGAGGATCTATGAAGATTAGG gaCTGGCAGACAAATATGTTGCAAAAGTGGAAGGCTTTGTCTGATGAAGAAAGGCAGGTATATGAAACTGAAGCAGCTAAATCTATGAAAGAGTTTAAGGAAAGTATGAGATTATGGaaagagagaatgaaagagagGGGTGAAGATGAATCATTGTCACTTGCGAAGAAGCTCGGTTCAGGTAAAACAGGATCGAAGCATTGTTCAGAATAG